In the Ursus arctos isolate Adak ecotype North America unplaced genomic scaffold, UrsArc2.0 scaffold_30, whole genome shotgun sequence genome, one interval contains:
- the OTUD1 gene encoding OTU domain-containing protein 1, whose protein sequence is MQLYSSVCTHYPAGGPGPTAAAPAPPAAAAAAAPFKVSLQPPGPASGEPEPETGECQPAAAAEPREAAAAPAAKMPAFSSCFEMVSGAAAPASAAAGPPGGSCKPPLPPHYTSTAQITVRALGADRLLLHGPEPGAAAPAAQRSRCLLLAPAPGAPVPPRRGSSAWLLEELLRPDCPEPAGLDAAREGPDRNFRLSEHRQALAAAKHRGPAPPPGSPEPSPGPWGEEHPAERSLRGWERPGDRSDPPGADEARRPDPEAVAPPARSGEAAPSVAAEAVIVSRSDPRDEKLALYLAEVERQDKYLRQRNKYRFHIIPDGNCLYRAVSKTVYGDQSLHRELREQTVHYIADHLDHFSPLIEGDVGEFIIAAAQDGAWAGYPELLAMGQMLNVNIHLTTGGRLESPTVSTMIHYLGPEDSLRPSIWLSWLSNGHYDAVFDHSYPNPEYDNWCKQTQVQRKRDEELAKSMAISLSKMYIEQNACS, encoded by the coding sequence ATGCAGCTCTACAGCAGCGTCTGCACCCACTACCCAGCCGGGGGACCGGGTCCCACGGCCGCCGCCCCCGctccccccgccgccgccgcagccgccgcccccTTCAAGGTCTCTCTGCAGCCCCCGGGACCCGCCAGCGGCGAGCCGGAGCCCGAGACCGGTGAGTGCCAGCCTGCCGCGGCCGCCGAGCCCCGAGAAGCCGCAGCCGCCCCCGCCGCCAAGATGCCcgccttctcctcctgcttcgAGATGGTGTCCGGGGCCGCCGCCCCCGCCTCGGCCGCCGCGGGCCCTCCCGGCGGGTCCTGCaagccgccgctgccgccgcacTACACGTCCACGGCGCAGATCACCGTGCGGGCCCTGGGCGCCGACCGGCTCCTGCTGCACGGGCCCGAGCCCGGCGCCGCGGCACCCGCCGCCCAGCGCAGCCGCTGCCTCCTGCTGGCCCCGGCGCCTGGCGCCCCGGTCCCACCGCGCCGGGGCTCCTCGGCCTGGCTCCTGGAGGAGCTCCTGAGGCCCGACTGCCCCGAGCCCGCGGGCCTGGACGCGGCCCGAGAGGGTCCCGACAGAAACTTCCGACTGAGCGAGCACCGCCAGGCCCTGGCCGCCGCCAAACACCGAGGCCCCGCGCCGCCCCCGGGGAGCCCGGAGCCTAGCCCCGGGCCGTGGGGCGAGGAGCACCCGGCGGAGAGGAGCCTCCGGGGCTGGGAGAGGCCGGGCGACCGCAGCGACCCTCCCGGAGCGGACGAGGCACGGCGGCCCGACCCCGAGGCGGTGGCGCCTCCCGCGCGGAGCGGCGAGGCGGCTCCGAGCGTCGCGGCCGAGGCGGTGATCGTCTCCAGGTCGGATCCCAGAGACGAGAAACTGGCCCTGTACCTGGCGGAGGTGGAGAGGCAGGACAAGTACCTGCGACAGAGGAATAAGTACCGATTTCACATCATTCCCGACGGCAACTGCCTCTACCGAGCGGTCAGCAAGACAGTGTACGGAGACCAGAGCTTGCACCGGGAGCTGAGGGAACAGACGGTGCATTACATCGCCGATCATCTCGACCACTTTAGCCCCCTGATTGAGGGCGACGTGGGGGAGTTCATCATCGCTGCTGCTCAAGACGGGGCGTGGGCCGGGTACCCGGAATTGCTGGCCATGGGGCAGATGTTGAATGTGAATATACATTTAACTACTGGAGGGAGGTTGGAGAGCCCCACGGTGTCTACCATGATTCACTATTTGGGCCCAGAGGATTCCCTAAGGCCTAGTATTTGGCTCAGTTGGCTCAGTAATGGACATTATGATGCGGTGTTTGATCACTCCTATCCCAACCCAGAGTATGACAATTGGTGCAAACAGACTCAAGTGCAAAGAAAACGCGATGAAGAACTTGCCAAATCCATGGCCATATCCCTGTCCAAAATGTATATTGAACAAAATGCATGCTCTTGA